A window of the Diabrotica undecimpunctata isolate CICGRU chromosome 1, icDiaUnde3, whole genome shotgun sequence genome harbors these coding sequences:
- the LOC140451229 gene encoding uncharacterized protein isoform X2 yields MMNSSTVFKTKRICHRHFEDKFVSSWSHKLYKNAIPSLHLYDSSSNVHPRSISMLCVEANVTKIKSPSTSRDAQSTHMFQSFEIPHCIAEHNDAQLPNEEILIQTDESVALKNITPLKILQQCNISRGTITPKKKKIYAALKQLHHKYSLERNSKKSFQRRLFEAEEFYKENKLGDLQNVKQKSLDDLLLMRNVWLCLYTNKVLVHIVFFPIYLSYPVNQH; encoded by the exons ATGATGAATTCCagtacagtttttaaaacaaaacgaatcTGCCACAGACACTTTGAAGATAAGTTTGTTTCTTCATGGAGCCATAAATTGTATAAAAATGCAATTCCTAGCTTACATTTGTATG ATTCTTCTTCTAATGTACATCCCAGAAGTATTTCAATGTTGTGTGTGGAAGCAAATGTAACCAAAA ttaAGAGTCCTTCAACAAGTAGAGATGCACAATCTACACACATGtttcaatcatttgagataccCCATTGTA TTGCCGAACACAATGATGCACAGTTACCAAACGAAGAAATTTTAATACAAACTGATGAGA GTGTTGCCCTTAAGAATATCACACCactgaaaatattgcagcagTGTAATATATCAAGAGGTACAATTacccctaaaaagaaaaaaatatatgcaGCATTAAAACAATTACACCACAAATACTCTTTGGAGAGAAATAGCAAAAAGTCTTTTCAACGCAGACTGTTTGAAGCTgaagagttttataaagaaaataagttGGGTGATCTTCAGAACGTTAAGCAAAAAAGCTTAGACGACTTACTCTTAATGAGAAATGTTTGGCTTTGTCTTTATACAAACAAAGTGCTCGTTCATATAGTATTCTTTCCAATATATTTATCTTACCCAGTAAATCAACATTAA
- the LOC140451229 gene encoding uncharacterized protein isoform X1, with protein MMNSSTVFKTKRICHRHFEDKFVSSWSHKLYKNAIPSLHLYDSSSNVHPRSISMLCVEANVTKIKSPSTSRDAQSTHMFQSFEIPHCIAEHNDAQLPNEEILIQTDESKDLKGVALKNITPLKILQQCNISRGTITPKKKKIYAALKQLHHKYSLERNSKKSFQRRLFEAEEFYKENKLGDLQNVKQKSLDDLLLMRNVWLCLYTNKVLVHIVFFPIYLSYPVNQH; from the exons ATGATGAATTCCagtacagtttttaaaacaaaacgaatcTGCCACAGACACTTTGAAGATAAGTTTGTTTCTTCATGGAGCCATAAATTGTATAAAAATGCAATTCCTAGCTTACATTTGTATG ATTCTTCTTCTAATGTACATCCCAGAAGTATTTCAATGTTGTGTGTGGAAGCAAATGTAACCAAAA ttaAGAGTCCTTCAACAAGTAGAGATGCACAATCTACACACATGtttcaatcatttgagataccCCATTGTA TTGCCGAACACAATGATGCACAGTTACCAAACGAAGAAATTTTAATACAAACTGATGAGAGTAAGGATTTAAAAG GTGTTGCCCTTAAGAATATCACACCactgaaaatattgcagcagTGTAATATATCAAGAGGTACAATTacccctaaaaagaaaaaaatatatgcaGCATTAAAACAATTACACCACAAATACTCTTTGGAGAGAAATAGCAAAAAGTCTTTTCAACGCAGACTGTTTGAAGCTgaagagttttataaagaaaataagttGGGTGATCTTCAGAACGTTAAGCAAAAAAGCTTAGACGACTTACTCTTAATGAGAAATGTTTGGCTTTGTCTTTATACAAACAAAGTGCTCGTTCATATAGTATTCTTTCCAATATATTTATCTTACCCAGTAAATCAACATTAA